In the Helicoverpa armigera isolate CAAS_96S chromosome 28, ASM3070526v1, whole genome shotgun sequence genome, one interval contains:
- the LOC110382641 gene encoding uncharacterized protein LOC110382641 isoform X2: MFGVYKLLVLTLCFVSSRARLSVTVMDRDYGSVQHSDVLVTHIRRVLDSMGALRVTLHPRVRVLYELLRRDARLRVDHARQPTPASLSRDQLFALDFHRTLTPAYDVNKLNRIFTTTERNF; encoded by the exons ATGTTCGGAGTCTACAAACTGTTGGTCCTTACACTCTGCTTCGTCTCT TCGCGGGCGCGCCTGTCCGTCACGGTGATGGACCGCGACTACGGCAGCGTGCAGCACAGCGACGTGCTCGTCACACAC ATCCGCCGCGTGCTGGACAGCATGGGCGCGCTGCGCGTGACGCTGCACCCGCGCGTGCGCGTGCTCTACGAGCTGCTGCGCCGCGACGCTCGCCTGCGCGTCGACCACGCGCGCCAGCCCACCCccgccagcctcagccgcgacCAGCTGTTCGCGCTCGACTTCCACCGCACGCTCACGCCGGCCTACGACGTTAACAAGCTCAACAGGATATTCACCACCACTGAGCGGAACTTCTGA
- the LOC110382639 gene encoding uncharacterized protein LOC110382639, with amino-acid sequence MRALAVLVLVSLATAGWALVAPWYRDNCYTDQQCVDQLGKNCTCLRAPWQSKNEQSRCYCSYDDGFFYGCYENFECKWLGKPGQNCYCANDVDHKKGFCKCGPAVLKSN; translated from the exons ATGAGGGCTCTGGCTGTGCTTGTGTTGGTGAGCTTGGCGACGGCGGGGTGGGCGCTGGTAGCTCCGTGGTACCGGGACA ATTGCTACACGGACCAGCAGTGCGTCGATCAGCTGGGCAAGAACTGCACGTGTCTGCGCGCTCCGTGGCAGTCCAAGAATGAGCAGAGCCGGTGCTACTGCAGCTACGACGACGGCTTCTTCTACG GCTGTTACGAGAACTTCGAGTGCAAGTGGCTGGGCAAGCCTGGCCAGAATTGCTACTGCGCCAATGATGTTGACCATAAGAAGGGATTTTGCAAGTGTGGTCCAGCCGTGCTCAAGAGCAACTAG
- the LOC110382641 gene encoding uncharacterized protein LOC110382641 isoform X1 has translation MFGVYKLLVLTLCFVSQSRARLSVTVMDRDYGSVQHSDVLVTHIRRVLDSMGALRVTLHPRVRVLYELLRRDARLRVDHARQPTPASLSRDQLFALDFHRTLTPAYDVNKLNRIFTTTERNF, from the exons ATGTTCGGAGTCTACAAACTGTTGGTCCTTACACTCTGCTTCGTCTCT CAGTCGCGGGCGCGCCTGTCCGTCACGGTGATGGACCGCGACTACGGCAGCGTGCAGCACAGCGACGTGCTCGTCACACAC ATCCGCCGCGTGCTGGACAGCATGGGCGCGCTGCGCGTGACGCTGCACCCGCGCGTGCGCGTGCTCTACGAGCTGCTGCGCCGCGACGCTCGCCTGCGCGTCGACCACGCGCGCCAGCCCACCCccgccagcctcagccgcgacCAGCTGTTCGCGCTCGACTTCCACCGCACGCTCACGCCGGCCTACGACGTTAACAAGCTCAACAGGATATTCACCACCACTGAGCGGAACTTCTGA